CCTTTTTTACTTTTAGACATATTAATTTTTTCCTCTTTACTTAAAATTCTTTTGTGCTATAATCAAGTTTGGAAGAGAATTTTTTTATTTTTTGGGGGATATTAAATGAATTTAAATGTATTAAAAAAATATTCACTTTGGATATTTTCAATATTGGTCAATTCTTTTGGAAACTTTATGCTAATAAAAGGTGATATTGGTAGTGGTCCTTGGGTTGCTGCTAGTATGGGAATTGCAGATGCTTTTAACTTACAAGTAGGAACTTGCACTATTATTCTAAATTTTTTAATCTATATTCCTATTACTATTATTAGTAAAAAGCTAAACATCTTCAAACTTCTTGGTTCTTTCTTTGTTGCCTACATCTTTGGAATATTTCTTAATTTTTTCTTAAATACTTTACATTGGGTACATCCAGAAACTTTAGTAACAAAAAGTTTATTTTTTATCATTGGTAATCTTATTCTTGCTTGTGGAATATCTATATACCTAAGATTAAATATAGCTGTAAATCCTTTTGATCAATTTTTAAAAACTGTTAATGATTATCTAATAGCTGATATGAAGAAAGCTAACTATGTTTATTTAGGTGTTCCATTTATTATAGCTTTAATTTTTGGAGCATATAATAGAAGTTTACCAGGTATTGGAATAGGAACTCTTATTATGTTACTTTTCAATGGAAATTTTATAAAATTTTTCAATAAAAAAATTACAATTCCTCAACATATTCTTACCCCTCGTAGATATATGTAATTTTTTGTTATCTGTGATTTTTTATGATATAATATATAATAATTTGTACAGGAGGTTTTTATGAAAAATATATTAGTTACTGGTGGAGCTGGGTATATTGGTAGCCATGCTACTGCTGAACTTCTTGATTCTGGATATCAAGTTGTAGTTGTAGACAGTTTAGAAAATGGATTTATGCAATTAGTTGATAAAAGAGCAAAATTTTACAAAGGAAATGTTCAAGATAGTGCTTTAATGGATAAAATATTTAATGAAAATAAGATAGATGCTGTAATGCACTTTGCTGGTTACATTAAAGTTCCTGAAAGTGTTGTTGAGCCTAATAAATATTATATGAATAACACTTATACTGTTATGTGTCTACTTGAATCTATGAGAAAAAACAATGTAAAAAATATTGTTTTCTCTTCTACTGCTGCTGTTTATGGCGATGTAAAAGAACCTGAACCAGTAGATGAAAACCACTCTAAAGAACCTATCAATCCTTATGGAATGAGTAAATTAATGTCTGAAAGAATTATTATGGATTGTGCTAAAGCTTATGGTTTTAATTACTCTATATTTAGATATTTCAATGTTGGTGGAGCACATGAAAAAC
The genomic region above belongs to Fusobacterium varium and contains:
- a CDS encoding sugar permease, with the protein product MNLNVLKKYSLWIFSILVNSFGNFMLIKGDIGSGPWVAASMGIADAFNLQVGTCTIILNFLIYIPITIISKKLNIFKLLGSFFVAYIFGIFLNFFLNTLHWVHPETLVTKSLFFIIGNLILACGISIYLRLNIAVNPFDQFLKTVNDYLIADMKKANYVYLGVPFIIALIFGAYNRSLPGIGIGTLIMLLFNGNFIKFFNKKITIPQHILTPRRYM
- the galE gene encoding UDP-glucose 4-epimerase GalE; translation: MKNILVTGGAGYIGSHATAELLDSGYQVVVVDSLENGFMQLVDKRAKFYKGNVQDSALMDKIFNENKIDAVMHFAGYIKVPESVVEPNKYYMNNTYTVMCLLESMRKNNVKNIVFSSTAAVYGDVKEPEPVDENHSKEPINPYGMSKLMSERIIMDCAKAYGFNYSIFRYFNVGGAHEKHDIGQMGEGITALIPLILKAAKGVIPKLSIYGNDFDTKDGTGVRDYIHVVDLVRAHILSLNKLAKNESGIYNLGNGNGFTVLEMLNAAREVTKIDIPAEITGRRAGDPPCVIASSKKAIAELGWKAQYTDVKDIIRTAWEWNQKIN